In Yarrowia lipolytica chromosome 1F, complete sequence, a genomic segment contains:
- a CDS encoding uncharacterized protein (Compare to YALI0F23023g, similar to ca|CA0686|IPF162 Candida albicans, similar to Saccharomyces cerevisiae YGR125W; ancestral locus Anc_3.485) gives MSEQPNSYLGSSFSESPLQRLGGRSYSRRPSILIPPSVPNMNEGLRHQSAELANMALEEGMGTSPSNNDRPKSSGSAQSYSMHGSSLSRQLANEPLPIPDVIETPGLSNTERDPLRPKKSAESKKSAQSTITASRRDSHRQYHTFGCPDIETGDVNHGGPRRGLSGWFKRLEEKIKNTSSADMLDECIKKPISYLPSVVLGTLLNILDGLSYGMILFPLSEPIFAHLGPAGLSMFYMSCVVSQLVYSLGGSAFKAGIGSEMIEVVPFFHSMAYTLMAEIKEPERVIPTVILAFATSSVVTGLVFLALGAARLGSLISFFPRHILVGCIGGVGWFLCVTGIEVSSRMDGPLEYTFAILKFLLDPQILLMWSTPLALALALLLIQRFSHHPLIVPSYFCGVFAIFHLLVWAIPSWNLQMARDNGWVFSAQATSEPWWYYYTLYDFGKTDWAALLKTVPAMFALTFFGILHVPINVPALAVSTGQEDINVDRELLAHGISNGLSGLMGSIQNYLVYTNSVLFIKSGADSRVAGVMLAIATAGVMFAGPVVIGFIPVCVVGALIFLLGIELLIEALGDTWGRLSRFEYITVLAIVLTMGIFDFVYGILFGIVLACFSFVIQSSQRSVIKATYTGAVARSTVRRHATQQKFLQECGNLIYLLKLSGYMFFGTIVRVEDTIKQLMDDAQFKESPFRYLILDMTAVSNIDFSAAEAFIRIKKLLDSKNVYLVMSGIGSNSPISSALGAVGLWKGSCTQGTDVRLFSNLNEALEWCENEFLSLYYSARDDAASPTTPGTPTDIPTNTSGNRKNALAVLSSSPGYSASPRLSMIHRAATNNVKDDPIMKWNNFKQPLPLLLQVSQGLTNENEDFWFRICAFFKKEVLPKGHVLYTANQSPTGFYLVQSGILRADYDMQQGRLYETILAGTTCGELPFFSETYRTATVTAEVETTVWKMDAESWKQLQQLEPDGQVLANELLKVVLKLTAERFESITKYVLISAN, from the coding sequence ATGTCTGAGCAGCCAAACTCATATCTGGGCTCCTCATTCTCTGAGTCGCCTCTCCAGCGTTTGGGCGGACGGTCCTACTCCCGAAGACCGTCCATTCTCATTCCACCATCAGTGCCCAACATGAACGAAGGCCTCCGACACCAGAGTGCCGAGCTAGCCAATATGGCGCTCGAAGAAGGTATGGGAACCTCGCCATCTAACAACGACCGTCCCAAATCCTCCGGATCAGCACAGAGCTACTCTATGCACGGCTCCTCTCTGTCTCGACAGCTAGCCAACGAACCGCTACCGATTCCAGATGTGATCGAAACTCCCGGGCTGAGCAACACAGAGCGAGATCCGCTACGGCCAAAGAAGTCAGCCGAATCAAAGAAATCAGCACAATCGACCATCACAGCGTCCAGAAGAGACTCACACCGACAATACCACACGTTTGGATGTCCCGACATCGAAACTGGCGACGTGAACCATGGAGGACCAAGACGAGGACTCAGCGGATGGTTCAAGAGACTGGAGGAAAAGATCAAAAATACCTCATCAGCAGACATGCTCGACGAGTGCATCAAGAAGCCAATATCATACCTGCCCTCAGTAGTGCTGGGAACTCTCCTCAACATCTTGGACGGTCTGTCGTACGGAATGATTCTGTTCCCGCTATCAGAGCCCATTTTTGCACATCTGGGTCCTGCAGGTCTGTCAATGTTCTACATGAGTTGTGTCGTTTCGCAATTGGTCTACTCACTGGGAGGATCTGCTTTCAAGGCTGGTATTGGATCCGAAATGATTGAGGTCGTGCCCTTTTTCCATTCCATGGCATACACCCTAATGGCCGAGATCAAGGAGCCAGAGCGGGTGATCCCTACTGTTATTCTCGCGTTTGCAACCTCCTCTGTCGTAACCGGGCTGGTATTTCTGGCGCTGGGAGCTGCCCGTCTAGGATCACTCATTTCCTTCTTCCCTCGTCATATTCTTGTGGGATGCATTGGAGGTGTAGGATGGTTCCTGTGCGTAACGGGTATTGAGGTGTCCTCCCGAATGGACGGTCCCCTGGAATACACATTTGCAATTCTCAAGTTTCTGCTGGACCCCCAAATCCTTCTCATGTGGAGCACTCCTTTGGCCCTCGCATTAGCCCTGCTTCTCATCCAACGATTCTCTCACCATCCACTGATTGTGCCCTCATACTTCTGCGGTGTTTTTGCCATCTTCCATCTGCTGGTGTGGGCTATTCCTTCATGGAACCTGCAAATGGCTCGAGATAATGGCTGGGTGTTCTCTGCCCAGGCCACTAGCGAGCCCTGGTGGTACTACTACACTCTCTACGACTTTGGAAAGACAGACTGGGCCGCTCTGTTGAAAACCGTGCCTGCCATGTTCGCCCTGACCTTCTTCGGTATTCTGCATGTTCCCATCAACGTGCCTGCTCTCGCTGTTTCCACTGGACAAGAGGACATCAACGTGGATAGAGAACTGCTTGCTCACGGCATCAGTAACGGTCTCAGTGGTCTGATGGGATCCATTCAAAACTACCTGGTCTACACTAACTCGGTCTTGTTCATCAAGTCTGGAGCCGATTCTCGAGTGGCTGGTGTCATGCTCGCCATTGCTACGGCTGGTGTTATGTTCGCCGGTCCTGTAGTCATTGGTTTCATCCCCGTCTGTGTAGTTGGTGCCCTCATTTTCTTGCTGGGCATTGAGCTTCTGATTGAAGCTCTGGGTGACACTTGGGGCCGACTGTCTCGGTTCGAGTATATCACTGTGTTGGCAATTGTGCTCACCATGGGTATTTTCGACTTTGTCTACGGTATTCTGTTTGGTATTGTGTTGGCATGCTTCTCATTTGTTATCCAATCTTCTCAGAGATCGGTCATCAAGGCTACATACACTGGAGCCGTGGCTCGATCCACCGTTCGACGTCACGCTACCCAACAGAAGTTTCTTCAGGAGTGTGGTAACCTCATCTACCTGCTCAAGCTTTCTGGATACATGTTCTTCGGTACCATTGTGCGTGTGGAGGATACCATCAAGCAGCTCATGGATGACGCACAATTCAAGGAGTCTCCTTTCCGATACCTCATTCTGGATATGACTGCCGTTTCTAACATCGACTTCTCTGCTGCCGAGGCGTTCATCCGTATCaaaaagctgctggatAGCAAGAACGTTTACCTAGTCATGTCTGGTATTGGATCCAACTCTCCCATCTCATCCGCTTTGGGTGCCGTTGGCCTTTGGAAGGGTTCTTGCACGCAGGGAACTGATGTTCGGCTGTTCTCTAACTTGAACGAGGCCCTAGAATGGTGCGAGAATGAGTTCTTGAGTCTCTACTACAGTGCCCGCGACGATGCTGCCTCTCCTACCACTCCAGGCACACCCACTGATATCCCTACCAATACTTCTGGTAACCGTAAGAATGCGCTTGCTGTGCtttcttcatctcctgGCTACTCTGCATCTCCCCGACTGAGCATGATCCATCGGGCTGCCACTAACAACGTCAAAGACGACCCTATAATGAAGTGGAACAACTTCAAGCAGCCGTTGCCTCTACTGCTTCAGGTGTCCCAGGGTCTTACCAATGAGAACGAGGACTTTTGGTTCCGAATCTGCGCAttcttcaagaaggaggtgctTCCCAAGGGTCACGTTCTGTACACTGCCAACCAATCTCCCACCGGATTCTACCTTGTACAAAGCGGTATTCTGAGAGCAGACTACGACATGCAGCAGGGTCGACTTTACGAGACGATTCTGGCTGGTACCACATGTGGAGAACTGCCGTTCTTCTCCGAGACTTATAGAACAGCAACAGTCACAGCAGAGGTGGAGACCACTGTTTGGAAGATGGATGCCGAGTCGTggaagcagctccagcagctcgagccTGATGGACAGGTGCTTGCCAACGAGCTTCTGAAAGTGGTTCTGAAGCTGACGGCTGAGAGATTCGAATCCATTACCAAGTACGTTCTCATCAGTGCCAACTAG
- a CDS encoding uncharacterized protein (Truncated form of YALI0F23045g, similar to Saccharomyces cerevisiae CDC39 (YCR093W); ancestral locus Anc_6.373, weakly similar to uniprot|P25655 Saccharomyces cerevisiae YCR093w CDC39 nuclear protein and DEHA0E02156g Debaryomyces hansenii IPF 5656.1) produces MNATAGISRERHQLDLAGCGLTKIISSSVIPPAMAAADSPMKPIVVALEASPLNLVDLVRLTFDAIERETVAESAAKDFLDKHAKVTPELFFLGSLKTPKPWSPLLERVIKNFFDLFFSGHNSSILVFSILGQQDEAFLASMVVEYYRVSALNVGKILDICHAANILPHVLQLRYFAFTMDLAVLASQRQLYPLKQFMDDTYKAVGADFVRGVLDFLEMKISVELSSQAGVGVPPPPPPQNPLTLSSVATILQFVSSGSDMPADRLEQFKMLQTQTFQVYPRLINFGQGHDQAILAHGDGSNAFPPHIEREMKLCYQRMYEEQIQIRDIITMLQRLKQSDDPQDQDVFACMVHSLFDEYRFFPEYPRNALAATAVLFGGLIYFRLIQDIPLSIALRYVLDSLKQPADSNMFKFGLQALYEFRERLNEFPTYCSILAEIPGLQSHQEIYSYVKQLAGGPGGGPGGPDVGGPPPGVPGGPDNSLAPETLIFSSIRVDSNLPEDAAQVEPPEELSDKVLFMVNNLAQSNVVARSREMAQVLEERYFRWFATYIVRHRAKQEPNYHSLYISMLKNMSNKLLESFFLRVTYLQIVKLLNSPETVSSSTDRNQLRNLGQWLGALTLGRNLPIKHRNISFKALLAEGYKHQKLVLVIPFVAKVLERAAKSKVFAPPNPWTLGIMHVLAELYHHAELKLNLKFEIEVLCNQLKLNVEELEQSHIIRGGSSAVDEVVDGVSKLNVDAANAGMVPPGAMGMHAGMPPPRGMHMPGGMGGPGGMMGPGGPGGMGPLGMGPGMPPIHGPPGVNQQQQQQQAQQQQAQQQAQAQAQVQQQGGAPGVGMRAAGAAVASAAFYDAYQNIIMSMELQGDSPFVSHPTLKQLFMLSVDKAVREVLQPVVERSVSIATIATRELVTKDFAFEVDCDKLRRAAHNVVRMLSGSLSLVTSKEPLKDSLLNNLKTLLLGQGYGEETLPLDQMAAAVAANADAICCVVEKAAIDKSLLDIEEALAASYALRQAHQGDAASFVDPQVTRFNLPLPDPLRIQPGGVTPQQMALYDSFSEGGAGLPSVPAAMAAVAGPGGQGAAAGVPAPSTPETPQAVLSQILLTVQARIDALLRSISAVTDGSAGPVPTSLVELPADHEIRVRLLQLLSLVSKSPYQNEVVLRTSQLVVNALFTQSDSQLSHESFALLLGKLCELSAETCKEVLLWLIHSSDKRKFNVPVVATLLRTRFITVTELDQSLAKQMLESRDVAAVEFTHKLIADVVLGADPCALRTDFSCCLIVLEALIKENKEGKDESKEEAKTKEEGKEVEPELSEEEKKAKEAKEAENKEKLAAAATEAAKCITTLNDTNVVIPTITELSESTRASRTDASQVSLKEQCAYIFAEWLRLVGHPGACNNLRMRYMFVLQLSEIGMLSNPDHLCVLVRTATEISVKSYCFEMVDKPAAPVGDVAVAVDGLAKLLVTIISAHEATNAKRISAFVRQLLAVVVLVFAGDHEAKSGGESPVGFNEKPYFRLFSSILCELSEAELSAESRDAIYLCLAETFKLIQPMAFPGFAFAWMTLISHRMFLPKMMDVVRNRRGWGPYLSLLEALLKFQDHFTTDKEFNEHVAVMYKGTLRIMLVILHDYPQFLIENHYPLCNVISPSFIQLRNLVLSAFPADLELPDPLTVGLKVESLAEIKAAPPLAIDPGHEAQKHGIRKLTDMYLRNPSPAIIKNLLKAFYLPSAKPCLGLGFNEISVDSTALNALVLYIASLISTATFDTSSPHLSLLTSVAVALDAEGRYFLFEAIANQLRYPNRHTYWYSCVILSLFGAHGEASLGSGKVDIQHIITRVLLERIICNRPHPWGLMITFAELLKNPSYRFWDLEFTKGSQEIEKMFASLNSHIMPTEGTE; encoded by the coding sequence ATGAACGCTACAGCTGGCATTTCGCGAGAGCGACACCAGCTGGACCTAGCCGGATGCGGACTCACCAAAATCATCTCTTCGTCCGTCATCCCCCCGGCCATGGCTGCCGCTGATTCGCCCATGAAACCCATCGTGGTGGCCCTAGAGGCGTCCCCCCTCAACCTGGTGGATCTGGTGCGGCTCACTTTCGATGCCATTGAGCGGGAGACCGTGGCCGAGTCGGCCGCCAAGGACTTCCTCGACAAACACGCCAAGGTCACACCCgagctcttctttctgGGCTCGCTCAAGACCCCCAAGCCGTGGTCACCTCTGCTGGAGCGTGTCATCAAGAACTTCTTTgatctcttcttctccggtCACAACTCTTCAATCCTGGTCTTCTCTATTTTGGGCCAGCAGGACGAGGCCTTCCTGGCATCCATGGTTGTGGAGTACTACCGGGTGAGTGCTCTCAACGTGGGCAAGATTCTAGACATTTGCCACGCCGCCAACATTCTGCCCCATGTGTTGCAGCTGCGATACTTTGCCTTCACCATGGATCTGGCGGTGCTGGCCTCCCAGCGCCAGCTGTATCCACTCAAACAGTTTATGGACGATACATACAAGGCCGTGGGAGCCGACTTTGTGCGGGGCGTGTTGGACTTTTTGGAAATGAAGATTAGCGTCGAGCTATCTTCCCAGGCCGGTGTCGGTGttcctccccctcctcctcctcagaaCCCCCTCACTCTCAGCTCTGTGGCCACCATTCTACAGTTTGTGTCCTCGGGCTCCGATATGCCTGCCGACCGACTGGAGCAGTTCAAGATGCTGCAGACCCAGACCTTCCAAGTGTACCCTCGCCTCATCAACTTTGGCCAGGGTCACGACCAAGCCATTCTGGCCCACGGCGACGGCTCGAACGCCTTCCCTCCTCACATTGAGCGGGAGATGAAGCTGTGTTACCAGCGAATGTACGAGGAGCAGATTCAGATCCGCGACATCATCACTATGCTGCAGCGGCTCAAGCAGAGCGACGATCCCCAGGACCAGGACGTGTTTGCATGCATGGTCCATTCGCTGTTTGACGAGTATCGATTCTTCCCCGAGTACCCTCGAAACGCCCTTGCTGCTACTGCCGTCCTGTTTGGTGGCCTCATTTACTTCCGGCTCATCCAGGACATCCCTCTGTCCATTGCACTGCGATACGTGCTGGATAGTTTGAAGCAGCCCGCCGATTCCAACATGTTCAAGTTTGGTTTGCAGGCACTCTACGAGTTCAGGGAGCGGCTCAACGAATTCCCCACCTACTGCTCCATTCTTGCTGAGATCCCAGGTCTGCAGTCTCACCAGGAAATTTACTCTTACGTGAAGCAGCTTGCTGGCGGACCCGGGGGTGGACCTGGAGGACCTGATGTTGGtggacctcctcctggtGTCCCTGGCGGACCTGACAACTCTCTCGCCCCCGAGACCCTCATCTTCTCATCTATTCGAGTCGACTCCAACTTGCCTGAGGATGCTGCGCAGGTGGAGCCCCCAGAGGAGTTGTCTGACAAGGTGCTGTTCATGGTCAACAACCTTGCTCAGAGCAATGTAGTTGCTCGGTCTCGAGAGATGGCCCAGGTGCTAGAGGAGCGGTACTTCCGATGGTTTGCTACCTACATTGTGCGACATCGTGCAAAGCAGGAGCCCAACTACCACTCCCTGTACATTTCCATGCTCAAGAACATGTCAAACAAACTGCTTGAGAGCTTCTTCCTGCGGGTGACCTACCTGCAGATTGTCAAGCTTCTCAACAGCCCCGAGACggtctcttcttccacgGACCGAAACCAGCTTCGTAACCTGGGCCAGTGGCTCGGAGCTCTGACTCTAGGCCGAAACCTGCCCATCAAGCACCGAAACATTTCGTTCAAGGCGCTGCTGGCAGAGGGCTACAAGCATCAGAAGCTGGTACTGGTGATTCCTTTTGTGgccaaggtgctggagcgGGCCGCCAAGTCTAAGGTGTTTGCTCCCCCAAACCCCTGGACACTGGGTATCATGCACGTACTTGCAGAGCTGTACCATCACgccgagctcaagctgAACCTCAAGTTTGAGATCGAGGTATTGTGCAACCAGCTCAAGCTCAAtgttgaagagctggagcagAGCCACATTATTCGAGGTGGCTCTTCTGCCGTTGACGAGGTTGTTGACGGTGTCAGCAAGCTTAATGTTGATGCTGCCAACGCCGGCATGGTTCCCCCTGGCGCCATGGGCATGCATGCAGGcatgcctcctcctcgaggcATGCACATGCCTGGTGGCATGGGTGGTCCTGGTGGCATGATGGGCCCTGGTGGTCCCGGAGGCATGGGTCCTCTTGGTATGGGTCCTGGCATGCCCCCTATTCACGGCCCTCCTGGTGtcaaccagcagcaacagcaacagcaggctcagcagcagcaggctcagcagcaggcccaggctcaggctcaggtTCAGCAGCAAGGTGGGGCCCCTGGCGTTGGAATGAGAGCCGCTGGAGCCGCAGTTGCCTCTGCCGCTTTTTACGATGCCTACCAGAACATCATTATGTCGATGGAGCTTCAGGGCGACTCTCCGTTTGTGTCGCACCCAactctcaaacagctgttCATGCTGTCAGTTGACAAGGCCGTTCGAGAGGTGCTCCAACCCGTGGTGGAACGATCGGTGTCTATTGCCACCATTGCCACCCGGGAGTTGGTTACCAAGGATTTTGCATTTGAGGTAGATTGCGACAAGCTGCGACGAGCCGCCCACAATGTGGTTCGAATGCTGTCTGGATCGCTGTCTCTGGTCACCTCCAAGGAGCCTCTTAAGGACTCcctgctcaacaacctcaagaCCCTCCTGCTGGGCCAGGGCTATGGAGAGGAGACCCTTCCTCTAGACCAGATGGCCGCTGCCGTGGCTGCCAACGCTGACGCCATCTGCTGCGttgtggagaaggctgctATTGACAAGTCGCTGCTGGACATTGAAGAGGCCCTTGCTGCCTCTTACGCTCTGCGACAGGCTCATCAGGGTGACGCTGCCTCGTTTGTGGACCCCCAGGTAACTCGGTTCAACCTGCCCCTGCCAGATCCTCTGCGAATCCAGCCCGGTGGTGTCACTCCTCAGCAGATGGCGCTCTACGACTCTTTCAGTGAGGGCGGAGCTGGATTGCCCAGCGTTCCTGCTGCAATGGCTGCGGTTGCTGGTCctggtggtcaaggagctgctgccgGCGTGCCTGCTCCTTCCACCCCCGAGACACCTCAGGCTGTGCTGTCGCAGATTCTGCTGACTGTTCAGGCTCGAATCGACGCTCTGCTGCGAAGCATTAGCGCTGTGACCGATGGATCTGCAGGCCCCGTCCCCACCTCTCTAGTGGAACTTCCCGCTGACCACGAGATTCGAGTTCGTCTGCTGCAGCTTCTGTCTCTGGTGAGCAAGAGTCCCTACCAGAACGAGGTTGTACTGCGAACCTCTCAGCTAGTGGTCAACGCTCTGTTCACCCAGTCCGACTCCCAGCTCTCACATGAGTCATTTGCTCTGCTTCTGGGTAAGCTGTGCGAGCTTTCTGCTGAGACCTGCAAGGAGGTACTGCTTTGGCTCATCCACTCTTCTGACAAGCGGAAGTTTAACGTGCCTGTGGTTGCCACTTTGCTGCGGACTCGGTTCATCACTGTCACCGAGCTGGATCAGTCTCTGGCCAAGCAGATGCTTGAGTCGCGGGATGTAGCTGCTGTCGAGTTCACTCACAAACTCATTGCTGACGTGGTACTTGGCGCAGATCCCTGTGCTCTGCGAACCGACTTCTCTTGTTGTCTGATTGTCCTTGAGGCTCTCATCAAAGAGAACAAGGAGGGCAAGGatgagtccaaggaggaagcAAAGACCAAGGAAGAAGGTAAGGAGGTCGAACCCGAGTtgtccgaggaggagaagaaagccaaggaggccaaggaggccgagaacaAGGAAAAGCTTGCGGCTGCTGCCACAGAGGCTGCCAAGTGCATCACAACTCTTAACGACACCAACGTGGTGATTCCCACCATCACAGAGCTGTCTGAGTCCACTCGTGCTTCTCGAACTGACGCCTCCCAGGTGTCTCTTAAGGAGCAGTGTGCCTACATCTTTGCTGAGTGGCTGCGACTTGTGGGCCACCCTGGAGCCTGTAACAATCTGCGAATGCGGTACATGTTTGTTTTACAGCTTTCTGAGATCGGTATGCTATCCAACCCTGACCACCTCTGTGTGCTTGTGCGGACTGCAACCGAGATCTCTGTCAAGTCGTACTGCTTTGAGATGGTTGACAAGCCTGCTGCCcctgttggagatgttgctgttgctgtggatGGTCTGGCCAAACTACTAGTGACCATTATTTCTGCCCACGAGGCAACCAACGCCAAGCGGATCAGCGCCTTTGTGCGACAGCTGCTGGctgtggtggtgctggtaTTTGCTGGTGATCATGAGGCCAAGTCCGGAGGCGAGTCTCCCGTCGGATTTAACGAGAAGCCTTATTTCAGACTTTTCTCGTCCATTCTTTGCGAGCTAAGCGAGGCTGAGCTGAGCGCCGAGTCTCGAGACGCCATCTACTTGTGCCTTGCAGAGACGTTCAAGCTCATCCAACCCATGGCTTTCCCTGGCTTTGCATTTGCCTGGATGACTCTGATCTCGCATCGAATGTTCCTGCCCAAGATGATGGACGTGGTCAGAAACCGACGAGGCTGGGGCCCTTATCTATCTCTGCTGGAGGCCCTACTCAAGTTCCAGGACCACTTCaccaccgacaaggagTTCAACGAGCACGTGGCTGTCATGTACAAGGGTACTCTTCGAATTATGCTGGTGATCCTCCACGACTACCCCCAGTTCCTCATCGAGAACCACTACCCGCTGTGCAATGTGATTTCGCCCTCGTTCATCCAGTTGCGAAACCTCGTGTTGTCAGCTTTCCCTGCCGATCTCGAGCTGCCCGACCCTCTCACAGTTGGTCTCAAGGTCGAATCGCTGGCTGAGATCAAGGCGGCCCCTCCTCTGGCTATTGACCCTGGCCACGAGGCCCAGAAGCATGGCATCCGAAAGCTCACCGACATGTATCTGAGAAACCCGTCGCCTgccatcatcaagaaccTACTCAAGGCCTTCTATCTGCCTTCTGCCAAGCCTTGCCTGGGTCTTGGTTTCAACGAGATCTCCGTGGATTCCACTGCTCTCAATGCTCTGGTGCTGTACATTGCCTCGTTGATCTCCACCGCTACTTTTGATACTTCTTCGCCCCACCTGTCTCTGCTGACATCTGTGGCAGTGGCTTTGGACGCCGAGGGACGATACTTCTTGTTCGAGGCCATTGCCAACCAGCTGCGGTACCCCAACAGACACACCTACTGGTACTCTTGTGTGATTCTGTCGCTCTTTGGCGCTCATGGCGAGGCCAGCCTGGGTTCCGGCAAGGTAGACATTCAGCACATTATCACTCGGGTGCTGCTTGAGCGAATCATCTGCAACCGGCCTCATCCTTGGGGTCTGATGATCACTTTTgctgagctgctcaagaacccCAGTTACCGGTTCTGGGACCTGGAGTTCACAAAGGGCTCTCAggaaattgaaaaaatgtTTGCCTCACTCAACAGCCATATAATGCCTACCGAGGGAACAGAATAG
- a CDS encoding uncharacterized protein (Compare to YALI0F23067g, weakly similar to uniprot|P08540 Kluyveromyces lactis Potential acid phosphatase (EC 3.1.3.2)) encodes MKLSLPTLAALVAAVLAKDKNTYQPKFSTISPDLTEIEAAAATAVSNHYTSPKVPGCFFDNYYQIWLENTDYEKAFEQEDLAWLRTQGITLDNYWSLTHPSEPNYVGVVGGDYFGINNDDFFRVPSNVSTVVDLLESKGISWSEYQEHLPYTGFEGFNFSRQTDYAKDYVRKHNPLVIYDSVVENESRLRNIKNFTEFDRDLKAKELPQWTFITPNMTNDAHDTDIDWAGRWVARWLKPLLSNEEFMKNSLVILTFDENHTKPLENKVLAILFGGAVPDHLKGTTDSTYYSHYSNIATVQANWGLDHLGRFDTVANPFKLVADSLNISIVDHDTTGQYNNKSVVGYFNDERVSIPAPNASAIGLVGNTIFPPIAKLWGTEGDIPNIIKPAAGQCGKVVEDVQKPTNVTQEKPSNATNQEVIKSTESSKAGFNSTASVVNVVPVVHQTTTIEGAYVTVYTSDCLTTSVDETGKTVTTHVLKTVTSTVCHKCEHNYVSSAAASSAPASSASASAPVPSTTVAAQGTVTKVVTTINTTISKVAESQPESSKAETAETPTTKAQSAPKAEVFSKPAESSKPVESPKPAPVVPSKAPVESPAAESPKATPSASKASSPAGSAVPGTPIVPVVQPSQAQQSTPAVAQANGADKATLGALALLPLLSLF; translated from the coding sequence ATGAAGCTTTCTCTTCCCACTCTGGCAGCTCTGGTGGCTGCCGTCTTGGCAAAGGACAAGAACACCTACCAGCCCAagttctccaccatctctcCCGATCTTACCGAGATCGAGGCTGCCGCTGCCACTGCTGTCAGCAACCACTACACCTCTCCCAAGGTACCCGGATGTTTCTTTGATAACTACTACCAGATCTGGCTCGAAAATACCGACTATGAGAAGGCATTTGAGCAGGAGGATCTTGCCTGGCTCCGAACCCAGGGAATCACCCTGGACAACTACTGGTCTCTTACTCACCCCTCCGAGCCAAACTACGTTGGCGTTGTCGGAGGAGACTACTTTGGAATCAACAACGATGATTTCTTCCGAGTCCCCTCGAATGTGAGCACTGTTGTTGATCTGCTTGAGTCCAAGGGCATCTCTTGGTCCGAGTACCAAGAACACCTTCCCTACACCGGCTTTGAAGGTTTCAACTTCTCCCGACAGACTGACTATGCCAAGGACTACGTGCGAAAGCACAACCCCCTCGTAATCTACGACAGTGTTGTTGAGAACGAGTCTCGACTCCGAAACATCAAGAACTTCACCGAGTTCGACCGAGacctcaaggccaaggagctccCCCAATGGACCTTCATCACTCCTAACATGACCAACGATGCCCACGATACCGATATAGACTGGGCTGGACGATGGGTGGCCCGATGGCTTAAGCCCCTTCTCAGTAACGAGGAGTTCATGAAGAACTCTCTTGTTATCCTTACGTTTGACGAGAACCACACCAAGCctctggagaacaaggTACTTGCTATCCTCTTTGGCGGAGCCGTCCCTGACCACCTCAAGGGTACCACCGACAGCACCTACTACTCTCATTACTCTAACATTGCCACTGTCCAGGCAAACTGGGGACTGGACCATCTCGGGCGATTCGATACCGTTGCTAACCCCTTCAAACTTGTTGCTGACTCTCTAAACATCTCTATTGTTGACCATGATACCACAGGTCAGTACAATAATAAGTCTGTTGTCGGCTACTTCAACGACGAGCGAGTGTCTATCCCCGCCCCCAATGCCTCTGCTATTGGCCTCGTCGGAAACACCATCTTCCCTCCTATTGCCAAGCTGTGGGGTACTGAGGGAGATATCCCCAATATCATCAAGCCCGCTGCTGGCCAGTGTGGAAAGGTCGTTGAGGATGTTCAGAAGCCCACTAACGTCACCCAGGAGAAGCCTTCTAACGCCACCAACCAAGAAGTTATCAAGTCTACTGAGTCTTCCAAGGCTGGGTTTAATTCTACTGCTTCTGTTGTCAACGTTGTCCCTGTTGTACATCAGACCACCACTATTGAGGGTGCCTACGTCACTGTCTACACTTCTGACTGTCTCACCACCTCTGTTGATGAGACTGGAAAGACTGTGACAACCCACGTCCTCAAGACAGTCACCAGTACTGTCTGTCATAAGTGCGAGCACAACTATGTCTCCTCTGCCgccgcttcttctgctcctgcctcttctgcctctgcctctgccCCTGTCCCTTCTACCACTGTCGCTGCCCAGGGAACAGTCACAAAGGTTGTTACTACTATTAACACCACTATTTCCAAGGTTGCAGAGTCCCAGCCTGAGTcctccaaggccgagaCAGCCGAGACTCCTACTACTAAGGCCCAGTCTGCTCCAAAGGCTGAGGTTTTTTCCAAGCCCGCTGAGTCCTCCAAGCCCGTCGAGTCCCCTAAGCCTGCCCCAGTCGTGCCTTCGAAGGCCCCTGTCGAGTCTCCCGCCGCTGAGTCCCCCAAGGCTACTCCTTCCGCCAGCAAGGCCTCTTCTCCAGCCGGATCTGCAGTTCCTGGAACTCCTATTGTTCCTGTGGTTCAGCCTTCCCAGGCTCAGCAATCCACTCCTGCTGTGGCCCAAGCCAACGGAGCCGACAAGGCCACCCTCGGAGCCCTTGCTCTGCTTCCCCTTCTGTCTCTCTTCTGA